The Haloimpatiens massiliensis genome contains a region encoding:
- the ftsH gene encoding ATP-dependent zinc metalloprotease FtsH, whose product MKKMSGAVVWIIVLVLVMFAALAYVESGTSTGRVSFGTFTQEWKKDNVKEIQVKQDGTVLAKLKDNKQIQANVDKARLYDFISQNPKSYYIDEKYDQPSKTPMWISWLPSIIITVVLVGFLFIFMQQSQGGGNRGVMNFGKSRAKLATNDKKKVTFEDVAGAEEEKEELEEIVEFLKSPRRYLEVGARIPKGVLLVGPPGTGKTLLAKAVAGEAGVPFFSISGSDFVEMFVGVGASRVRDLFEQAKKNAPCIIFIDEIDAVGRQRGAGLGGGHDEREQTLNQLLVEMDGFGVNEGIIIMSATNRPDILDPALLRPGRFDRQILVGQPDVKGREEILKVHAKGKPLDPQVKLNVLAKRTPGFTGADLENLMNEAALLTVRNNRKVIGMDELEEAITRVIAGPEKKSRVISEKDKNLTAYHEAGHAVVMKFLPNSDPVHEISIIPRGMAGGYTMHLPDEDRAYTSKSRLEDEMVGLLGGRVAERLIIGDISTGAKNDIDRATNIARKMVMEFGMSEELGPIAFGTGHEEVFLGRDIGRNRDFSEEIASKIDSEIKRLIDEAYMKAERLLTEHVNKLHDVAKALLAKEKLNADEFNALIDGKITLEEIIAEMDNREETVDSVESTDELAEEDVSDEEVSSKEQNSEEIKENEKSL is encoded by the coding sequence ATGAAGAAAATGTCCGGTGCAGTAGTTTGGATAATAGTACTTGTATTGGTTATGTTTGCAGCATTGGCTTATGTAGAATCAGGAACCAGTACAGGAAGGGTATCCTTCGGAACATTTACTCAGGAATGGAAAAAAGATAATGTAAAAGAAATTCAAGTTAAGCAAGATGGTACTGTCTTAGCTAAACTAAAAGATAATAAGCAAATACAAGCTAATGTAGATAAAGCAAGATTGTATGATTTTATCAGTCAAAATCCAAAATCATATTATATAGATGAAAAATATGATCAACCATCTAAAACACCTATGTGGATTAGCTGGCTACCAAGTATAATAATTACTGTTGTATTAGTGGGATTTTTATTTATATTTATGCAACAGTCTCAAGGTGGCGGCAATAGGGGTGTTATGAATTTTGGAAAAAGCAGAGCTAAGTTGGCTACCAATGATAAAAAGAAGGTTACATTTGAGGATGTGGCAGGAGCAGAAGAAGAAAAGGAAGAACTGGAAGAAATAGTAGAATTTTTAAAATCTCCTAGGAGATACCTAGAAGTTGGTGCTAGAATACCTAAAGGAGTTTTACTTGTGGGACCTCCAGGTACAGGAAAAACTTTACTTGCAAAAGCTGTAGCAGGAGAAGCCGGAGTACCATTTTTTAGTATATCAGGTTCTGATTTTGTTGAGATGTTTGTAGGTGTTGGTGCATCAAGAGTTAGAGATTTATTCGAACAAGCAAAGAAAAATGCGCCTTGTATAATTTTTATAGATGAAATTGATGCAGTTGGAAGGCAAAGAGGTGCAGGATTAGGTGGAGGACATGATGAAAGAGAGCAAACTCTAAATCAGTTGTTAGTTGAAATGGATGGATTTGGAGTAAATGAGGGAATCATAATTATGTCTGCAACTAATAGACCAGATATATTAGATCCTGCATTATTAAGACCAGGCAGATTTGATAGACAAATACTTGTAGGACAGCCGGATGTAAAAGGAAGAGAAGAAATTTTGAAGGTTCATGCTAAAGGCAAACCTTTGGATCCTCAAGTTAAGCTTAATGTTTTAGCAAAAAGAACTCCAGGGTTTACTGGAGCAGACTTAGAGAATCTAATGAATGAGGCAGCTCTTTTAACTGTAAGGAACAACAGAAAAGTTATAGGCATGGATGAGCTAGAAGAGGCAATTACTAGAGTAATAGCTGGACCAGAAAAGAAGAGTAGGGTAATAAGTGAGAAGGATAAGAACCTCACTGCTTACCATGAAGCAGGTCATGCAGTTGTAATGAAATTTTTACCTAATTCTGATCCAGTGCATGAAATTAGCATAATTCCAAGAGGCATGGCTGGTGGATATACAATGCATCTTCCAGATGAGGACAGAGCATATACTTCTAAATCTAGATTGGAAGACGAAATGGTTGGATTGTTAGGTGGAAGGGTTGCAGAAAGACTTATCATAGGAGATATAAGTACTGGTGCTAAAAATGACATAGATAGAGCAACTAATATAGCTAGAAAGATGGTAATGGAATTTGGTATGAGTGAAGAACTTGGACCTATAGCCTTTGGAACAGGACACGAAGAAGTTTTTCTAGGTAGAGATATTGGAAGAAATAGAGATTTTAGTGAAGAGATAGCTTCTAAGATAGATAGTGAAATAAAAAGATTAATAGATGAAGCTTATATGAAAGCAGAGAGATTGCTTACTGAACATGTAAATAAACTACATGATGTAGCAAAGGCATTATTGGCAAAGGAAAAATTAAATGCAGATGAGTTTAATGCGTTAATAGACGGAAAAATAACTTTAGAAGAGATCATAGCTGAAATGGACAATAGAGAAGAAACAGTAGATTCTGTGGAAAGTACTGATGAATTAGCAGAAGAAGATGTTTCAGATGAAGAAGTTTCTTCAAAAGAGCAAAATAGTGAAGAGATTAAAGAAAATGAGAAAAGTTTATAG
- a CDS encoding acyl-CoA carboxylase subunit beta yields the protein MSYVEKFMNVKIQNEKASGEKIQAQHNLGKNTCKERMIKLFDSGSFIELGGLICQNGAGVVTGYGTVNGRLVYAYGQDYTVDGGAIGSVNAEKIASLMDMAVKMGAPLVQILDSSGAKIAEGLDILNAYGKMLKRNAQNSGVIPQITLVMGPCEGLSALSAAMSDFVVMTKNNSTLCVTPSNKLTEKEKIFVDSKVYSDGENANENGSAHVIVENEEEAIGFARRILSYIPSNNMDNIPLSVEDVELNIPKEKLNSIADGENYDIYEVVDGISDKESFLELNKKWAEAVFTGLSKINGTTVGILGTNKNIKEGTLNIQCIDKLIGFVKICDSFNIPIISLVDTKGFQIDLKQEKQGMALQASKLIYALSDATVPKISLIIGEIYGPAYAVLGSKEVSFDICYAWPSAKISLTTPEDMIKTIFREEIVASENPKEKEKKVICEHIDEITNPYTAAEKGHVDDIIMPSETKQRLFAVIDMLGSKRELRYPKKHGSILV from the coding sequence ATGAGTTATGTGGAAAAATTTATGAATGTAAAAATTCAAAATGAAAAAGCAAGTGGAGAAAAAATACAAGCTCAACACAATTTGGGTAAAAATACTTGCAAGGAAAGAATGATTAAATTATTTGACTCAGGCTCCTTTATAGAATTAGGAGGTCTAATTTGCCAAAACGGAGCTGGAGTAGTAACTGGATATGGCACAGTAAATGGTAGATTGGTTTATGCTTACGGTCAAGACTATACTGTGGATGGAGGAGCTATTGGTAGTGTAAATGCTGAAAAAATAGCTTCATTAATGGATATGGCAGTTAAGATGGGAGCACCATTAGTACAGATTTTAGACTCCTCAGGAGCTAAAATTGCAGAAGGGTTAGATATTCTAAATGCTTATGGAAAAATGTTAAAAAGAAATGCACAAAATTCTGGTGTTATCCCACAAATAACGTTGGTAATGGGACCATGCGAAGGATTATCGGCTTTAAGTGCAGCTATGAGCGATTTTGTTGTAATGACAAAGAATAACAGTACTTTATGTGTAACTCCTTCAAATAAACTTACAGAGAAAGAAAAGATATTTGTAGATTCTAAAGTTTATTCAGATGGTGAAAATGCTAATGAAAATGGAAGTGCTCATGTAATAGTAGAAAATGAAGAGGAAGCGATTGGTTTTGCTAGAAGAATTTTATCCTATATACCTTCAAATAATATGGACAACATTCCTTTGAGTGTTGAAGATGTGGAATTAAATATACCTAAGGAAAAATTAAATAGCATCGCCGATGGTGAAAACTATGATATATATGAAGTAGTAGATGGAATAAGTGATAAAGAAAGCTTCTTAGAGCTTAATAAGAAATGGGCAGAAGCTGTATTTACGGGTTTGTCTAAAATAAATGGAACCACAGTAGGAATACTAGGCACTAATAAAAATATAAAAGAGGGTACTTTAAATATTCAATGTATAGATAAACTAATAGGATTTGTAAAGATTTGTGATAGTTTTAATATACCTATAATATCTTTAGTTGATACTAAGGGATTCCAAATTGATTTAAAACAGGAGAAACAAGGTATGGCATTACAAGCGTCTAAATTGATCTATGCTTTAAGTGATGCAACAGTACCTAAGATTTCTTTAATAATAGGTGAAATATATGGACCTGCATATGCAGTTTTAGGAAGTAAAGAAGTTAGCTTTGATATATGCTATGCATGGCCAAGTGCTAAAATATCATTAACAACGCCTGAAGATATGATAAAGACAATATTTAGAGAAGAAATAGTTGCTAGCGAAAACCCTAAGGAAAAGGAGAAAAAAGTGATTTGTGAACACATAGATGAAATTACAAATCCATATACAGCGGCAGAAAAGGGACATGTGGATGATATAATAATGCCGTCTGAAACAAAGCAAAGATTATTTGCGGTTATAGATATGCTAGGGAGTAAAAGAGAGTTAAGGTACCCTAAGAAACATGGAAGTATATTGGTTTAG
- a CDS encoding OadG family protein, producing MKTLTFVGALEVTLFAMLIVFSILVFIALIIKAQTFLLNNSNKVSGKSKKDLEIDKKELVIEKHQEEISISSEEADLEVIAAIMAALSSYMDVPSQNLVIKNIRRLNGNGWKDSAIKNSLR from the coding sequence ATGAAAACATTAACTTTTGTAGGGGCATTAGAAGTTACGTTATTTGCTATGCTTATAGTATTTTCAATATTGGTTTTTATAGCTTTAATAATAAAAGCTCAAACTTTTTTACTAAATAATTCAAATAAAGTGTCAGGAAAAAGTAAAAAGGATTTAGAAATAGATAAAAAGGAATTAGTTATTGAAAAGCATCAGGAAGAAATTAGTATAAGCTCTGAAGAGGCAGATTTGGAAGTTATTGCAGCTATAATGGCAGCTTTATCATCTTATATGGATGTGCCATCTCAGAATTTAGTAATTAAAAATATAAGGCGGTTGAATGGAAATGGATGGAAAGATTCTGCTATAAAGAATAGTTTGAGATAA
- a CDS encoding biotin/lipoyl-containing protein: protein MKKYVITVNGNRYEVEVEEVKGDFSEVSTTSVVKEEKKEVKPVEKKTVETKKSNADGENVECPMPGKILKINKSAGDSFKKGDVLFVLEAMKMENEIMAPHDGNVIDVNVAEGAMVNTGDVLAVIQ, encoded by the coding sequence ATGAAAAAGTATGTAATTACTGTTAATGGAAATAGATATGAAGTTGAAGTAGAAGAAGTAAAAGGAGATTTTTCAGAGGTTTCAACAACTTCTGTGGTTAAGGAAGAGAAAAAAGAAGTCAAACCGGTAGAAAAAAAGACAGTGGAAACTAAAAAATCTAATGCAGATGGAGAAAATGTAGAGTGTCCAATGCCAGGAAAAATATTAAAGATAAATAAATCAGCAGGAGATAGCTTTAAAAAAGGAGATGTACTATTTGTACTAGAAGCTATGAAGATGGAAAATGAAATTATGGCACCTCATGATGGAAACGTTATAGATGTTAACGTAGCAGAAGGAGCTATGGTTAATACGGGAGATGTATTAGCAGTAATTCAATAA
- a CDS encoding sodium ion-translocating decarboxylase subunit beta → MILNSLKNLWLSSGFVGMTWQQLVMIIISFVLIYLAIKKEFEPLLLLPIAFGMLLANLPASGVMAPPTKDHVGGLLWYLYQGVEADIYPPLIFLGVGAMTDFGPLLANPSSVIMGAGAQFGVFFTFICAILMGFTPQQASSIGIIGGADGPTAIYLSSKLAPELLGPIAVAAYSYMALVPLIQPPIMRALTTKEERTVRMGQLRKVRKVEKIIFPIAVTVVVVLLLPSVASLIGMLMLGNLFKECGVVERLSETAQNGLINVVTIFLGVTVGATANAEIFLKPQTIMIVVLGMIAFGISTSAGVIIGKIMYKITKGKVNPLIGAAGVSAVPMAARVAQVVGQEEDPGNFLLMNAMGPNVAGVIGTAVAAGVLLSLFGV, encoded by the coding sequence ATGATTTTAAATTCATTAAAGAACCTGTGGCTTTCTTCTGGGTTTGTAGGAATGACATGGCAACAATTGGTAATGATTATTATTTCTTTTGTGCTTATATATTTGGCTATTAAAAAGGAGTTTGAACCACTGCTTCTTTTACCAATAGCTTTTGGAATGCTTTTGGCTAATTTGCCAGCATCAGGAGTTATGGCTCCACCAACAAAGGATCACGTGGGAGGACTTTTATGGTACTTGTACCAGGGAGTAGAAGCGGACATATATCCACCACTTATATTCTTAGGTGTAGGAGCTATGACAGATTTTGGTCCACTGCTTGCTAATCCATCTAGTGTTATAATGGGAGCAGGTGCACAATTTGGAGTATTCTTTACATTTATATGTGCAATATTGATGGGATTTACTCCACAACAAGCATCCTCTATTGGAATAATAGGAGGAGCAGATGGTCCTACAGCTATATATCTTTCAAGTAAATTAGCACCGGAGCTTTTAGGTCCAATAGCAGTGGCAGCCTATTCTTATATGGCTTTAGTTCCGTTGATTCAACCTCCAATAATGAGGGCGCTTACTACTAAGGAAGAGAGAACTGTTAGAATGGGACAGCTTAGAAAGGTTAGGAAGGTAGAAAAAATAATATTCCCTATAGCTGTAACAGTAGTGGTGGTATTATTACTTCCTTCAGTAGCTTCACTAATTGGTATGTTGATGCTAGGAAATTTATTTAAAGAATGTGGTGTAGTTGAAAGACTTTCAGAAACGGCACAAAATGGTTTGATAAATGTGGTAACTATATTCTTAGGAGTTACTGTTGGGGCTACAGCTAATGCAGAAATATTCTTAAAACCTCAAACTATAATGATAGTAGTTTTGGGAATGATAGCTTTTGGTATAAGTACATCAGCAGGAGTAATTATAGGAAAAATAATGTATAAAATAACTAAAGGAAAGGTAAATCCTTTAATAGGTGCTGCAGGGGTTTCGGCAGTGCCAATGGCAGCTAGAGTTGCACAAGTAGTGGGACAAGAAGAAGATCCAGGTAATTTCCTACTTATGAATGCTATGGGACCTAATGTGGCTGGAGTTATAGGTACTGCAGTGGCAGCTGGAGTATTGCTTTCATTATTTGGTGTATAA
- a CDS encoding type III pantothenate kinase, with protein sequence MVLVLDVGNTNIVLGIYKHDELIVECRLSTDSRRTADEYGIQVKELFDLHKLSIEDIKGVIISSVVPNIMYSLEHMIKKYFHTQPIVVGPGVKTGINIKYDNPKEVGADRIVNAVAAHEIYKRPLIIIDFGTATTFCIISEKGDYLGGVICPGMRIASDALFERAAKLPRVELVKPETIICKNTVASMQAGIIYGYIGQVDYIVNKIKLEMKSLGENEPLVVATGGLSKLIYEESTTIDVINPILTLQGLKIIYEKNMK encoded by the coding sequence ATGGTTTTGGTTTTAGATGTTGGAAACACTAATATTGTATTAGGAATATATAAACATGATGAGCTTATAGTTGAATGTAGATTGTCAACTGATTCAAGAAGAACAGCAGATGAATATGGAATACAAGTAAAAGAGTTATTTGATTTACATAAATTAAGTATAGAAGATATAAAAGGAGTAATAATATCTTCTGTAGTGCCTAATATAATGTATTCTTTGGAACATATGATAAAAAAATATTTCCATACTCAGCCAATAGTGGTTGGACCTGGAGTAAAAACTGGAATAAATATAAAATATGATAACCCCAAGGAAGTGGGTGCTGATAGAATAGTCAATGCTGTAGCAGCACATGAAATATATAAAAGACCTTTAATAATAATCGATTTTGGAACTGCGACTACCTTTTGTATTATATCAGAAAAGGGTGATTATCTAGGAGGAGTTATTTGTCCAGGTATGAGAATTGCATCTGATGCACTTTTTGAGAGAGCAGCCAAACTTCCTAGAGTAGAACTTGTAAAACCTGAAACTATAATATGCAAAAATACTGTTGCTAGTATGCAAGCTGGGATTATATACGGATATATAGGACAGGTAGATTACATAGTCAATAAGATAAAATTAGAAATGAAATCCTTAGGAGAAAATGAGCCTTTAGTAGTGGCTACAGGAGGGCTTTCTAAACTTATATATGAAGAATCAACAACTATAGATGTAATAAATCCAATTTTAACATTACAAGGTCTAAAGATAATATACGAAAAGAATATGAAGTAG
- the dusB gene encoding tRNA dihydrouridine synthase DusB, with protein MKIGNLNFPKGVFLAPMAGVTDVAFREICKEMGCELVYTEMISAKGMYYGNENTVELLKISNKESPVGVQIFGSEPYIMAKAAETFNDNEDICLVDINMGCPVPKIVKNGEGSALMREPKLAAEIVKEVRKASSKPVTVKFRKGFDSNSINAVEFAKYMEDAGAHGVTIHGRTRQQMYTGKADWSIIGKVKESVSIPVIGNGDVFSSENAINIKKVTNCDGIMIARGVMGNPWIFRDIIARFDGKDINPPTSLEKVDMCIEHLKKAIYYHGERKAVREMRKHLAWYIKGLSNCTAIKDIINRQENGEDVFNILRDYRQYLENKSTKL; from the coding sequence ATGAAAATAGGTAACCTAAATTTCCCCAAGGGCGTTTTTTTAGCTCCTATGGCAGGAGTTACAGATGTTGCCTTTAGAGAAATTTGTAAGGAAATGGGTTGCGAATTGGTATATACTGAAATGATAAGTGCTAAAGGTATGTACTATGGTAATGAAAATACTGTGGAGCTTTTAAAAATCTCAAATAAAGAGAGTCCTGTAGGAGTACAGATATTTGGCAGTGAACCCTATATAATGGCTAAGGCTGCAGAAACTTTTAATGATAATGAAGATATATGTTTAGTGGACATAAACATGGGATGCCCAGTGCCTAAAATAGTTAAAAATGGAGAAGGTTCTGCACTTATGAGGGAGCCTAAATTAGCTGCAGAAATAGTTAAAGAAGTAAGAAAAGCATCCTCTAAACCTGTAACTGTGAAGTTTAGAAAAGGTTTTGATTCCAATAGTATAAATGCAGTAGAATTTGCTAAGTATATGGAAGATGCAGGAGCACATGGAGTTACAATTCATGGAAGAACTAGACAGCAAATGTATACTGGGAAAGCTGATTGGAGTATTATAGGAAAAGTTAAGGAAAGTGTGAGTATACCTGTAATAGGAAATGGAGATGTTTTTTCTTCAGAAAATGCTATAAACATTAAAAAGGTCACTAATTGCGATGGGATAATGATAGCTAGAGGAGTAATGGGAAATCCATGGATATTTAGAGATATTATAGCTAGATTTGATGGGAAAGATATTAATCCACCTACCAGTTTGGAAAAAGTAGATATGTGTATAGAACATCTTAAGAAGGCTATATACTACCATGGAGAAAGAAAAGCAGTTAGAGAAATGAGAAAACATTTAGCTTGGTATATAAAAGGATTAAGTAATTGTACTGCAATTAAAGACATTATAAATAGACAAGAAAATGGAGAAGATGTATTTAACATACTTAGAGATTATAGACAATATTTAGAAAATAAAAGCACTAAATTATAG